ctgtctctctctccccaccccctctctgtgtttctgtctcttctctctctctgtgtttctctctgtttctctctctctctgtgtttctgtctctctctctctctctcccccccctctctctctgtgtttctgtctctctctccccaccccctctctgtgtttctgtctcttctctctctctgtgtttctctctgtttctctctccccaccccctctctgtgtctctgtctcttctctctctctgtgtttctctctgtttctctctctctctgtgtttctgtctctctctctctctctcccccccctcactctctgtgtttctgtctctctctccccaccccctctctgtgtttctgtctcttctctctctctgtgtttctctctgtttctctctctctctgtgtttctgtctctctctctctctctctcccccccctctctctgtgtttctgtctcttctctctctctgtgtgtttctctctctctctctctgtgtttctctctctccccctcccccctctgtgtttctctctctctctctccctctctctgtctctatctctatctctaccacccccccctctctctttcagcaggatgtcTGAATCTACCCCTGCCCCTATTCCCACTCGGCCAGTGCGAGGATCAGCATGTCAGGCAGTTCCTCTTGCCAAAGTGACTCAGGTGAGCCGTGTTCAGAGGGCCAAAGCCCGTGTGGAGCGCCGTCACCTGACCCGTGGTCGCATGCAGCGCCAAAACCGCGTCCGCCAGCAGATCCCTCGCCACGTGACTCACACACGCAACTCCTTCCTGCACCAACCGTGCCAGCGCAACTTCTGCCACTGATGCACCCGGATCCCAGCATTTATTCACCACGTTCACCAACCTCCATCATCCCACATCACCTATCATACCAAGATTTCAATATCTTCACCAAAGCCCTCATTTTATGCTAGCGTTTTCATGTTACTCCTCTCACCATCAGGAGTTATTTTTAGCTTAAATGCCTGAAACATATCCGTTATGGTCGAACCATTTGTTTTTCCAATTAGCCTTCGATTAGCATCGCGCTGTTTTAAACAGTAGCCGCATTTGCCAGTGTCTCAAAGGTGCCGTTTACAATCAGCGATCTCACACGCAGGCGAACGTGAGAATGGATAATGtcgagcaaaacaaaaacagaagcaGAGCAGACACAGAACGTTGACGTGGAAGAAACCAAACAAGGGTCTGAGGCTAACTTCTCATCctttttttgctttcatttgtGTTGGAAAAGTCCAGTTTTCTCCATTCGTATTTTTAACTTTTGTATGATTTCTTGACGAAGGAAAATACCGTAGTGGCTAAAATACACATTGCAGAATTATCGcatcagagagagaaaatgctAAACGCTATGCTAGCTTCGAGTTTCTAAAAAAACGGAGAGAAAAAGGCTTTAACAACACACAGAATGGCAAAGTAGGTAGAAGAAGGTAAAAGTAAGGATAAAACAGATTAAAGAGTGATGGATGTTGATGGAGGATCAAAGGGGGGGTAAATAAGTAGGTATCGTAGCCCACAGCATTACCGTAGCACCTTCAAGGGCAAATCCAAGCTACAATGGATTGcgggtttttttcccttcttgcagttttttattttattttgttcattttaagtaAATTGTATGTTGGGGTTTTGCCTTAAAATGCTTTGGTGCATTTTGGTGCCTCATTAAACACTTTGGACCAATTTAAGGTTAAGAAAATGAAGCTATCATGACTGAATAACTAACACAGTCTTCATTTTCCCAAAATAGTTCTGGACTAAAGTTGGGTTTGTCCTGATTTTACTGTACATACAAAAATTATTAAAACTAAAACTATCTTAAGACTTAAGATTTTTAATCCGTTGCACACAAAAAGTTTCATCTAGgtagaaatacactatattgccaaaggttttgggacgtctgcctttccatgcacatgaatgtaatatggagttgtcccgccctttacagctataacagcttcaactcttctgggaagactttccacaaggtttaggagtgtgtttatggaaattattcctctagaagcgtatttgtgaggtcaggcaactattgttggacaagaaggactggctctaattcatcccaaaggtattctatggggttgaggtcaggactcatgcttggaccttgctttgtgcactggtgcgcagtcatgttggaacaggagcatgaaattgtccaaaatgctgaagcattaagagttcctttcactggaactaaggggctgagtccaacccctgaaaaacaacacctgaattcagtgatttggaggggtgtcccaaaacctttgacaATATAGTATAAGTTTAGTCCATATGCTTAGCATCCATTGTTAGCAGTAGCGAACTCAAAATGCCAGCAATTTAGAAAAAATCAGGTCTGGAAATTTAATCtaaatgaattatatattttatataaagtcacaaaaaaatgaaaaataatgattaaaaatgtcaaCATAGGAAAAGAACCAATGACAAAGAGATATAGTGGCTTAAATATGAGTCCCAGCCTGTGCCGGTCCTTTTCCTATACATTATatcatttaaaactttaaattTAAAGTATCAGTGTTCTATTTATCAAATCTCACCCAGTTTCAGGCATTTTCTCCACTGTGATCTGTATACTTTCTGGTCACATATTGATAATAAACCTTAAATTGACGTCCAGGCCGGAAAGAAGAGCGTAAAGCCGTCCTCATGAGAGCCGGTGTGAGGCTGCTGGGGGCTACAGGGTATGTTGGATTATAGAAGGTGCAGGATAATGATAAAGGAATTGCATCGCCTCCTATAGGTGATACGGAACAAATAAATCTATAACGACGCAGCAGCTCGATCGCACAAATCCTCGACTCAAATTTGGTGTCGCGAAGGGGATGCGAATGAGCTCCTGATTCTAATTTATAACCCCAATGATTTGAGAAAAACAGTCAACTGTTACACCTCTAGGTGGGGAAGCAGTCCTTGTCACTAGTAGGTATAGAAAGCGACtctttattgtgttttgttgCGTTACGTTTTTAAGATCATGTTCTTTTTAAGATGTCTCAGACCCTTGAACTTCTTCTCTGCCTCTTGTCTTTCTCCATTAAATCAATGCTCAGTGTCAGGCCTGCATCTAAAACCCAAAGTttagcttaaaaaaaatcactgtgacACAAAAGATCTCAAAAGTCATCCATCCTCATATTACATCATGACATTAGACTGAATTATTAACGTTACTTGCAGAAATCCGTCCCGGTGAACAAACAAGGCCAGTGATGAACGTTACTGAGATCCTGACCTGACTAAAAGGAACACTTCTTGTTTGCTCATTATAGCTGATTAGGAAGCTAACAAGTTTATGAAAATCAGGCTTATATATGTTTGGAGATATCTCCATGATTATCATTCATGACCAGGAGCAAAGGGAGGGCCATTCTGATTGGGCAGATAGCACTTGCTTCCAAAGGTGTACCATGAATAGATCTGGTGGCTTCatatgtctcagaggaagcatgtgctAGCCTTTCACCTTCACCTAGAGAAGCTAGTGGGCTGGAATTTGCCAGAGAAAAAGCAATATAACCTCCTCGTATAACCTCAAACTGAGGCGGAATGATACCAAGCCGTTCCAGTTATCCAAGATGGCCGCCCCATAACGTCACAGCATTCAGCTAGAATACTTCATTACTTGTTAGCTACTTTCATTAGCTGTGTAAAGCGGCTAATCGCAAACTATAATTTATTCCATTATGAACATCGTGATTGGTCTACTGGTCCGTCCCGAGTCGATGATGTGTTTTTACATATTTGTATCACTGGGATGTATTGTAACGTATTGTAActcctgtgtgagagagaaaggaggtgtgtgtgtgtgtgtgtacgccaGTGTTAGCAAGACGGCTCTCACTTGTTTTGGCaaggaaaacacacaaacacacacacacatatgcctCCACATGCTGAATCCATCCTTCTCCATCAGTCAGTGTTAGTTTCCTCTGTGGGATCCTCGGCATGGCGCTCGGACTTACGTAGTGTGTATCATCGATGCTGATTAGATTAACTATGGTGCTGAACATGTTTGATTGTTTGTAAAATTCGACTTGGATGTACGTTTGCACTGTCTTACCTTTTATGGTGAATcgaggttgttgtttttttttagctgtgtgcaattttatttgttttgtttcaagCATCCGTACGAACGAGAGGGTGATGTTAATGTGCATGAGTTGGGAAACAAACtattttaaattattcacattcacatacgATATGTACGCATAATGCACAGCTCTTTACAGAACAATGTTCGAGTGATGCGTGTTTTATCTGAATGATGTCACCATTTATTGAAAATATCTTTACAAAGCTAGGTTGAACACACAGAAcctacttctttctttctttctttctttctttctttctttctttctttctttctttctttctttctttctttctttctttctttctttctttctttctttctttctttctttctttctttctttctttctttctttctttctttggggAAATGAGGGTATACCTTAAAATCCACTTCTGAAACCTTTTTACTTCATTATACCTGCATATAATGGGCTATTTAGTCATTAGCTGACCGCTGAGATCGTTTTTGCGGTGTCAGTGGGACGTAACACAATGAAAATCTATTAACAAAAactaatatattcatatactcaATTTCCCCCCcccatatattttatttttcttaatttttaagGGATTTTAAAGGGattgtatacacacaccattttgTTCCTGATGGATGTATAGCAGAGGTGGACCTTTTATGATGTCATTCAACTAGGGCACTTCCTGTCGAAGTAGCAAACTGATGTTGGGTCACTGTTGGGGTTTACATTTGGCTCAAAGTCATTGTCCACTGGGGCAATGTTGGGTCACCAGGCTCAGGTTGATTTTCAGTCAACTTTAAATCCATTTAATGCTAATGTTGGGTCATTTTTTGGCCCAGTGTTGGGTGGCAGCATTGGATAAATTTTGGATTGCAATATTGGTCCAGTATTGGGTCACTGGGGTTGACAGATGTTCAGCCACCTTCAACTTGACTTTTCCAAAGTTAGGCCAAAGTTCAAAATTTCCAGATATTCCACTGGGTCAAGACTTGAAGCAAACAGAATTTCCTCCATTGGGCCAATGTTGGGACAACATTCAGCCAGCTTTAAAGAGCCACAGAGCCAGGCTTGCCCCAGCACTGGCAGAGTTGTTATAAAAGTGTGCCATTGAATCAACACTGGGGCAACTCTAGACCAATGCTGGCTAGGGTAGCACTGTCAGGCCTGACATCCGCACTAAAACAGACGTCAGTTTGCTACATGGGTGTGTTCATGTCTCCTTTATCAATGTGGTGCTTCTCGTTTACCGCGTCAGTCCATACAGAGGTGATGCTACGCCAACATAGCAATCAACCCTAATGGGAGTGACCGGCTCATCCACCCTCAACAAACATCCATCACTGTTTATTTCCCTTCTATTTTTAACAGTCCaccacaatctctctctctttcctgttgTATCtcattattgtattttttttcctgactgtgtgtgtgtgtgagtgtgtatgtgtgtgtatgactaaTGAAATGTCGTGACTatagggagcagtgtgttacACCTCAGGGCAGCTTGAGGTTTATTTGACTGTGTAGCTTGTGTGATGTGAGAATATAGACTGGGTgagtaaatgaaaaaaaaaaaaacaacaaaacagattaatgaactaaaaatatatctctctctatatatatatgtgcttGTATTTTCCCTTATGATTAGAtgcaaattttgttttattcactgtTTATCTTCACGATTGATTCTATTGTGAAAAATGAAGGGGGTGGACCATCAGACAGTGAGACTGCACTCTTCTGTTTGGTTCCTGCGCCCTGAAACTATGGCAGCTTTTTCACAAGGTGGGGTTTACCTTCATGAGGGGTATCCTCTCCAAAACATATACCCCCTTTCaacaaaaaaagtacaaatagaatatatttaaaaaaaaaaaaaaaaaggaataatgtATCTGATATCTATGGTGATCGTGCCTTTCACTATtctgcatgtttttgttttgttttgttttattttaattttttttttgtgattagcTGATTTTTCTATCCTGTCTGTGTGGGCACTGGTCCGTACGCCGTAGTAGAGACCTATGCAAAATACAAGGATGGGGTTCCAGCATCCGTTCAGAAATGCAGGTaccgggggaaaaaaatgacaaaataaaaaaaaaaattctcaggaTGAAACTTGAAGTTTGTGTCTTTtttctaaaaagaaatatacagaattaaatttaatttttagtCACATAGTTATAAACCATACAGTCATGCTGTTTTCATAATACCAATATATTACAGAGATTATTTAATGAGTActtcagagggacagctcatgttggatgtttggaggacgaagttagggagaggccatattaagatggtttggacatgttcagaggagggagagtgagtatattggtaggagaatgttggacatggagctgccaggcaggaggcaaagaggaaggccaaagaggaggtatatggatgtaataaatgaggatatgaagctacaagtgttgaggatgcagaagatagggataggtggagagagatgattcgctgtggagacccctgaaaggacaagctgaaagaagaagatatTAGAGAGATTATTCAGCCCAAAATAAATTTATGCAACCAATCTCAGTCCATTAGACCATGCATCGTGTCCGTAATCAAATTTCTTTCAATTAACCTAAAGGCTGAAGTTGTCAGCAGTTAATAAAAGCCTCcagtgtagcattgtgtaaaaTGCAGGCCTAAATCACAACctcaaatgaaaagaaattagcTCAGTATATAAAGATCTTAGCAGAATAGATTTATATCAGATGGGAACTAGATTATTAGCATGGTTATCATTATACATATTCATGGTTCAGCTGTGGAAAGTTTTAGGCCACGTCTTGCAGCTGAGtctaaatgaaatgaagtttTGTCAAGGAAAAAGGATTCAGGTTCAATATAACTGTGACTATGACAGGTTTTAAAGACAGCAGTATGTCATGTAGAGTCAGAAACTACACATCAGCATGTCTGAAGcattccaaacacacacaagaaataAAACTCGTAATTCGTAATGATTGTTCAGAAATAGTTTTCCTTCCTCCTGGACTTAGCTCGTAAAGATGGTGATTAGCTTGGCCTGTGTTGTGCAGGTTGGTCAGACTTTGCTTAGTTTTTTCAACAGGGTGGACACAAAAGCTTGTCTCTAGGTTTAATGAAGGACAATGACCCCACCCTGGAGACTGAAGAACCTGAAATAGGAGTGCAGGAAAACAACCTGTTCTACAGCTCTATTAGCATACAGTTACAACTAAAGAGAcacaagtttgtttgtttgttttttaataaaaatagatCTTTCGTCATCTacaggagtttttccttgctgcCATTGCATCCAGCTTGCTCTTTAGGGATCAATTTAAATCTATATACTgtacagatttctgtaaagttgcCCTGGACCCATGTCTATTGTTTAAAAGCACTGTAtacataaaattgaattaaattgaacgATTGAGTTTAAAACtcaatcatttaaaaaagggcctttaaaaaagggtttttttt
The DNA window shown above is from Hemibagrus wyckioides isolate EC202008001 linkage group LG15, SWU_Hwy_1.0, whole genome shotgun sequence and carries:
- the LOC131365794 gene encoding tumor protein p53-inducible nuclear protein 2 isoform X3, with amino-acid sequence MFQRLSNLLFGAVEDVSAELNGPKPCVTEVDDEGWLLVSVPEGAPAEASPMEDLLIEHPSMSVYVSSSNLEQSTANMADSVSRMSESTPAPIPTRPVRGSACQAVPLAKVTQVSRVQRAKARVERRHLTRGRMQRQNRVRQQIPRHVTHTRNSFLHQPCQRNFCH
- the LOC131365794 gene encoding tumor protein p53-inducible nuclear protein 2 isoform X4, producing the protein MFQRLSNLLFGAVEDVSAELNGPKPCVTEVDDEGWLLVSVPEGAPAEASPMEDLLIEHPSMSVYVSSSNLEQSTANMADSVRMSESTPAPIPTRPVRGSACQAVPLAKVTQVSRVQRAKARVERRHLTRGRMQRQNRVRQQIPRHVTHTRNSFLHQPCQRNFCH